A part of Myxococcus landrumus genomic DNA contains:
- the hemE gene encoding uroporphyrinogen decarboxylase: MNDRLLRAARRQPTDTTPVWLMRQAGRYLPEYRAIRGNIAFLDLCKHPDLAAEVTVQPVTRLGVDAAIIFSDILIPVEAMGITLELGDKGPHFPEPVRTAADIDKLAIPDPVEGTGFVAEAIRRTRKALNDSVPVIGFAGAPFTLAAYMVEGGGSKSYILIKRLMFEQPALAHRLFSKLTDTLIPYLKMQVAAGASIVQIFDSWGGELSPWDYERFCIPYLTRMVSELKATGVPVIVFGVGMSTHLSLLKRTGADVVGLDWTLPMDEGRRVLGPDVAVQGNLDPLHLFLPREELDGRIKDIIQRAGPVGHIFNLGHGILPPTDPDAAKFAVEAVHRHGAALRQGTLTP; the protein is encoded by the coding sequence GTGAACGACCGACTCCTCCGCGCCGCACGCCGCCAGCCCACGGACACCACGCCGGTGTGGCTGATGCGACAGGCTGGCCGCTACCTGCCCGAGTACCGGGCCATTCGCGGCAACATCGCGTTCCTGGACCTGTGCAAGCACCCGGACCTGGCGGCCGAGGTGACGGTGCAGCCAGTCACTCGGCTGGGCGTGGACGCGGCCATCATCTTCTCCGACATCCTCATCCCCGTGGAGGCGATGGGCATCACCCTGGAGCTGGGTGACAAGGGGCCGCACTTCCCGGAGCCCGTGCGCACGGCGGCGGACATCGACAAGCTGGCGATTCCAGACCCGGTGGAGGGCACGGGCTTTGTCGCGGAGGCCATCCGCCGCACGCGCAAGGCGCTCAATGACTCGGTGCCCGTCATCGGCTTCGCGGGCGCGCCCTTCACGCTGGCCGCGTACATGGTGGAGGGCGGCGGCTCCAAGAGCTACATCCTCATCAAGCGCCTGATGTTCGAGCAGCCCGCGCTGGCGCACCGCCTCTTCTCCAAGCTCACCGACACCCTCATCCCGTACCTCAAGATGCAGGTGGCCGCGGGCGCGAGCATCGTCCAGATTTTCGACTCGTGGGGTGGCGAGCTGTCGCCGTGGGACTACGAGCGCTTCTGCATTCCCTACCTCACGCGCATGGTGTCCGAGCTGAAGGCCACGGGCGTGCCCGTCATCGTCTTCGGCGTGGGCATGTCCACGCACCTGTCCTTGCTCAAGCGCACCGGCGCGGACGTGGTGGGGCTGGACTGGACCCTGCCCATGGACGAGGGCCGGCGCGTGCTGGGGCCGGACGTGGCGGTGCAGGGCAATCTGGACCCGCTGCACCTGTTCCTTCCGCGCGAGGAGTTGGATGGCCGCATCAAGGACATCATCCAGCGCGCGGGCCCGGTGGGGCACATCTTCAACCTGGGCCACGGCATCCTCCCGCCCACGGACCCCGACGCCGCGAAGTTCGCCGTCGAGGCCGTGCACCGTCACGGCGCCGCGCTTCGTCAGGGCACGCTGACGCCGTAG
- a CDS encoding extracellular solute-binding protein — protein sequence MKRWAALLVLVLAVAWSAHAADAPAPLKLWHAYRGGEETALIQATARFTETTGVKVDLLGLPYDAYAHKLTNAIPHGAGPDVFIFNHERLRNFHAQNLVAATAKDFVRADYFANTVEALEVDGRVYGYPLSLKSLALYVNTDLVPRPPASTQELLAMLPALSNAAEGRFGLVYESGDFYFHAPFLFGFDGPLFDDTGRARFDTPGMARSLAFVKRLQDERWMPQEVSGALVKTLFNDGRAAMLISGPWFAGEIAPTVRYRVVALPTVSETGTPMKPFLGVEAAFVSARSEQAARAHALARFLSTGEASRVRTTVGRQIPADVAAYETQEVKEDTLISSFREAARNATPMPNTLEMARVWEPMKLALRAVLQGGVKPEDAGALADRRYRALHRERPADANPVPWLGLVGAMALGGTAYVLRRPAGAQSLRQRYPDLTRAATYVAPAAAGVLVLVFIPFVVGLSLSLFHHDAGQYSFVGLANFVDILASRGYSIREPLSFYFTLAVTLLWAVVNVVLHVCIGLGLALLLRDPLLKLRGMYRVLLIIPWAVPNYITALMWKSMFHRQFGAINGLLTLLGLEPVSWFTRFSTAFAANVATNTWLGFPFMMVVALGALQSIPQELYEAAEVDGASRWTQFRRITLPLLKPAMLPAVVLGSVWTFNMFNIIYLVSGGEPGGGTDILVSEAFRWAFQRNEQYGFAAAYSVLIFLVLLGWSAFTKRLLRTEETA from the coding sequence TTGAAGAGGTGGGCCGCCCTGCTGGTGCTGGTGCTGGCGGTGGCGTGGAGTGCCCATGCGGCCGACGCGCCCGCGCCGCTCAAGCTGTGGCATGCCTATCGAGGCGGCGAGGAGACCGCGCTCATCCAGGCGACCGCGCGCTTCACCGAGACGACCGGCGTGAAGGTGGACCTGCTGGGCCTGCCGTACGACGCCTACGCGCACAAGCTGACCAACGCGATTCCGCACGGCGCGGGTCCGGATGTCTTCATCTTCAACCACGAGCGGCTGCGCAACTTCCACGCACAGAACCTGGTCGCCGCCACCGCGAAGGACTTCGTCCGGGCGGACTACTTCGCCAACACGGTGGAGGCGCTGGAGGTGGATGGCCGGGTGTATGGCTATCCCCTGTCGCTCAAGTCGCTCGCGCTCTACGTCAACACGGACCTGGTGCCTCGGCCGCCTGCTTCGACGCAGGAGCTGTTGGCGATGCTGCCCGCGTTGTCCAACGCGGCGGAGGGCCGGTTCGGGCTGGTGTACGAGAGCGGCGACTTCTACTTCCACGCCCCCTTCCTCTTCGGCTTCGACGGGCCCCTCTTCGATGACACGGGCCGGGCCCGCTTCGACACGCCAGGGATGGCGCGCTCGCTGGCCTTCGTGAAGCGGCTTCAAGACGAGCGGTGGATGCCGCAGGAGGTGTCCGGGGCGCTGGTGAAGACGCTCTTCAACGACGGCCGCGCGGCGATGCTCATCAGCGGTCCCTGGTTCGCGGGGGAGATTGCGCCCACCGTGCGCTACCGCGTGGTCGCGCTGCCCACGGTGAGCGAGACGGGCACGCCCATGAAGCCATTCCTGGGGGTGGAGGCCGCCTTTGTCTCGGCGCGCTCGGAGCAGGCCGCGCGGGCGCATGCGTTGGCGCGCTTCCTGTCCACGGGTGAAGCGTCCCGGGTGCGCACCACGGTGGGCCGGCAGATTCCCGCGGATGTGGCCGCGTACGAGACGCAGGAGGTGAAGGAGGACACGCTCATCTCCTCCTTCCGCGAGGCGGCGAGGAACGCGACGCCCATGCCCAACACGCTGGAGATGGCGCGCGTGTGGGAGCCCATGAAGCTGGCCTTGCGCGCGGTGCTCCAGGGCGGCGTGAAGCCCGAGGACGCGGGGGCACTGGCGGACCGTCGCTATCGCGCGCTGCACCGCGAGCGTCCCGCCGACGCGAATCCCGTTCCGTGGCTGGGGCTCGTGGGAGCCATGGCGCTGGGGGGGACGGCCTACGTGCTGCGGCGGCCCGCGGGGGCACAGTCCCTTCGCCAGCGCTATCCCGACCTGACTCGAGCGGCGACGTATGTGGCGCCAGCGGCCGCGGGCGTGCTGGTGCTGGTGTTCATTCCGTTCGTGGTGGGCCTGAGCCTGTCGCTGTTCCACCACGACGCGGGGCAGTACAGCTTCGTGGGCCTGGCCAACTTCGTCGACATCCTGGCCAGCCGGGGCTACAGCATCCGCGAGCCGCTCTCGTTCTACTTCACGCTCGCGGTGACGCTCCTGTGGGCGGTGGTGAACGTGGTGCTCCACGTCTGCATCGGCCTGGGGCTGGCGCTGCTCTTGAGGGACCCGCTGCTGAAGCTGCGCGGCATGTACCGGGTGCTGCTCATCATCCCGTGGGCGGTGCCCAACTACATCACCGCGCTGATGTGGAAGAGCATGTTCCACCGGCAGTTTGGCGCCATCAACGGCCTGCTCACGCTGCTGGGCTTGGAGCCGGTGAGCTGGTTCACCCGCTTCTCCACCGCCTTCGCGGCCAACGTGGCCACCAACACGTGGCTGGGCTTCCCCTTCATGATGGTGGTGGCGCTGGGGGCGCTGCAGTCCATTCCGCAGGAGCTCTATGAGGCGGCGGAGGTGGACGGCGCCAGCCGCTGGACGCAGTTCCGGCGCATCACCCTGCCCCTCTTGAAGCCCGCCATGTTGCCCGCCGTGGTCCTGGGCAGCGTGTGGACGTTCAACATGTTCAACATCATCTATCTCGTGTCGGGCGGAGAGCCGGGCGGAGGCACGGACATCCTGGTGTCCGAGGCGTTCCGCTGGGCCTTCCAACGCAACGAGCAGTACGGCTTCGCGGCGGCGTACTCGGTCCTCATCTTCCTGGTGCTGCTGGGGTGGTCCGCCTTCACCAAGCGCCTGCTGCGCACCGAGGAGACCGCGTGA
- a CDS encoding ABC transporter ATP-binding protein, with product MADVILNGIKKSFGANLIVKGVDLHVRQGEFLVMVGPSGCGKTTLLRLIAGLEQVDAGEVRIGETRVNDVPPRDRDVAMVFQSYALYPHMTVRENLAFGLSLRKLPQAEIASRVDEVAAMLELSHLLERKPKALSGGQRQRVAMGRAIVRRPKVFLFDEPLSNLDTALRVQMRGELARLHRRLGATMIYVTHDQVEAMTLATRVAVFNGGVLQQVGPPLELYHRPANRFVAGFLGSPSMNFLEARRDGANLVGKGFTLLCPPDLSSETNQVLVGLRPQDLRVAPLGPLSGTVDAVERLGFDGYAFVTTEAGPVAARFDKGTQVSVGDRVTLAPVADALHLFTEDGARALRHPTEQASLEVAS from the coding sequence TTGGCCGACGTCATCCTGAACGGAATCAAGAAGTCGTTTGGCGCGAACCTCATCGTGAAGGGTGTGGACCTTCACGTGAGGCAAGGCGAGTTCCTCGTCATGGTCGGCCCCTCGGGCTGCGGGAAGACCACCCTCCTGCGACTCATCGCGGGGCTGGAGCAGGTGGACGCGGGCGAGGTACGGATTGGCGAGACGCGCGTCAATGACGTGCCTCCGAGAGACCGCGACGTGGCGATGGTGTTCCAATCCTACGCGCTCTACCCGCACATGACGGTGCGGGAGAACCTGGCGTTTGGCCTGTCGCTGCGAAAGCTCCCCCAGGCGGAGATTGCCTCGCGGGTGGATGAAGTCGCGGCGATGCTGGAGTTGAGCCACCTCCTGGAGCGCAAGCCCAAGGCCTTGTCGGGAGGGCAACGCCAGCGTGTGGCCATGGGGCGAGCCATCGTCCGGCGCCCGAAGGTGTTCCTCTTCGATGAGCCCCTCTCCAACCTGGACACGGCGCTGCGGGTGCAGATGCGAGGAGAGCTGGCGCGGCTGCACCGCCGGCTGGGCGCGACGATGATCTACGTCACCCACGACCAGGTGGAGGCCATGACGCTGGCCACCCGCGTGGCTGTCTTCAATGGGGGCGTGTTGCAGCAGGTGGGCCCTCCGTTGGAGCTCTACCACCGCCCAGCGAACCGGTTCGTCGCGGGCTTCCTGGGCTCGCCGTCGATGAACTTCCTGGAGGCCCGCCGCGACGGCGCCAACCTGGTGGGCAAGGGCTTCACGCTGCTGTGCCCACCGGACCTCTCGTCCGAGACGAACCAGGTGCTGGTGGGGTTGAGACCCCAGGATTTGCGAGTCGCGCCCCTGGGCCCCCTGTCGGGCACGGTGGACGCGGTGGAGCGGCTGGGGTTCGACGGGTATGCCTTCGTGACCACGGAGGCGGGCCCCGTGGCCGCGCGGTTCGACAAGGGCACGCAGGTGTCCGTGGGTGACCGGGTGACCCTGGCCCCCGTGGCGGACGCGCTGCACCTCTTCACCGAGGACGGGGCTCGAGCCCTTCGCCATCCCACGGAGCAAGCGTCACTGGAGGTGGCGTCTTGA
- a CDS encoding glycogen debranching protein — MSTSRRLLPRGATLVALLSVTGCGESDYVRLYHSEARAPSYSVQDVESMQHMGATFSDQGVNFSLYSENATRLELLLFDDPEQNRPSRTYELTRYGDVWNVYVEGVGLGQHYGFRAWGPNWEFDPDWFPGAIHGFRADVDADGNRFNPNKLLTDPYSKALHRDHDWSKGSTASGPARTEVTYAASAKSVIVESQYAWGETERRWRDNRQNEQWEGHRWQDLIVYEVHAKGFTADGASGVRFPGTYRGMGEKADYFKDLGITAVELLPIHEKPLDGGYWGYQTINFFAPELSYAAHRQPHQVIDEFKWMVEELHKRDIEVIVDVVYNHTGEGGLWREKLESDDVQPGEPLDSLDPAEVAGLYSFRGIDNQAYYGLNGDRRTYWNNTGVGNQTRPNHRPMRKLIIDSLRFYVEELHVDGFRFDLAPILGERDQDYNRWDDPRNTVLQEIVDDPVLQRYNTRIIAEPWSAGGWYCMPMGEFPNSLNQPGHGWYEWNGRFRDWWRSFINKDDWKLNSNEGSLCGRPGSADGPFLMYGSKEWYERNGRRPYHSMNFITVHDGFTLYDLFAYDVKQNKCGPLNPVCCDNPNSPFCDKESGENHNRSRNWGAVGDARGESLRRQMMRNAFMAMMVSHGTPMILGGDEWMRTQLGNNNAYSTRADNPFNWYQWGTYLARDERHRMYEFVKAAIRLRKENRHAFAPGGYGKGAPLLWKSARNTEPADWDSKQLMMHYPDTSHGPELVVLINMEPRAVEFTLPPGRTWKRLIDTQAYFDSPEYLSAAGLDSRVTGNAWLERPAPVPGSTYGVPERTIVVLRAE; from the coding sequence ATGAGCACTTCCCGCCGGCTCCTTCCGAGGGGCGCGACCCTGGTCGCCCTGCTGTCCGTCACTGGCTGCGGCGAGAGTGATTACGTCCGGCTCTATCACAGCGAGGCCCGCGCCCCGAGCTACTCCGTCCAGGATGTGGAGTCGATGCAGCACATGGGGGCGACCTTCTCCGACCAGGGGGTCAATTTCTCCCTCTACTCGGAGAACGCCACGCGGCTGGAGTTGTTGCTCTTCGACGACCCGGAGCAGAACCGGCCCTCCCGGACGTATGAGCTGACGCGCTACGGAGACGTGTGGAATGTCTACGTGGAAGGCGTGGGGCTGGGACAGCACTACGGCTTTCGAGCCTGGGGACCCAACTGGGAGTTCGACCCGGACTGGTTCCCCGGCGCCATCCATGGCTTCCGCGCCGACGTGGATGCCGATGGCAACCGTTTCAATCCGAACAAGCTGCTGACCGACCCCTACTCCAAGGCCCTGCACAGGGACCACGACTGGAGCAAGGGCAGCACCGCCAGCGGTCCAGCCCGCACGGAGGTGACGTACGCGGCCTCCGCCAAGAGCGTCATCGTCGAAAGCCAATACGCCTGGGGCGAGACGGAGCGGCGCTGGCGAGACAACCGGCAGAACGAGCAGTGGGAGGGGCACCGGTGGCAGGACCTCATCGTCTACGAGGTCCACGCCAAGGGCTTCACCGCGGATGGCGCCAGCGGCGTGCGCTTCCCTGGCACCTACCGGGGGATGGGCGAGAAGGCTGACTACTTCAAGGACCTGGGCATCACCGCCGTGGAGCTGTTGCCCATCCACGAGAAGCCGCTGGATGGCGGTTACTGGGGTTACCAGACCATCAACTTCTTCGCGCCCGAGCTGTCCTACGCGGCCCACCGTCAGCCGCATCAGGTCATCGACGAGTTCAAGTGGATGGTGGAGGAGCTGCACAAGCGCGACATCGAGGTCATCGTCGACGTCGTCTACAACCACACCGGTGAAGGCGGGCTGTGGCGCGAGAAGCTCGAGTCGGATGACGTGCAGCCCGGCGAGCCGCTGGACTCCCTGGACCCGGCCGAGGTCGCCGGCCTGTATTCCTTCCGCGGCATCGACAATCAGGCCTACTACGGGCTCAACGGCGACCGGCGCACGTACTGGAACAACACGGGCGTGGGCAACCAGACGCGGCCCAACCACCGGCCCATGCGCAAGCTCATCATCGACAGCCTGCGCTTCTACGTCGAAGAGCTGCACGTGGATGGCTTCCGCTTCGACCTGGCGCCCATCCTGGGAGAGCGGGACCAGGACTACAACCGCTGGGACGACCCTCGGAACACCGTGCTGCAGGAGATTGTCGATGACCCGGTGCTCCAGCGCTACAACACGCGCATCATCGCGGAGCCCTGGAGCGCGGGCGGCTGGTATTGCATGCCCATGGGCGAGTTCCCCAACTCGCTCAACCAGCCCGGCCACGGCTGGTACGAGTGGAATGGCCGCTTCCGCGACTGGTGGCGCTCGTTCATCAACAAGGACGACTGGAAGCTCAACTCGAACGAGGGCTCCCTGTGTGGCAGGCCCGGCTCGGCGGACGGCCCCTTCCTGATGTACGGCAGCAAGGAGTGGTACGAGCGCAACGGCCGCCGCCCCTACCACTCCATGAACTTCATCACCGTGCACGACGGGTTCACGCTGTACGACTTGTTCGCGTACGACGTGAAGCAGAACAAGTGCGGGCCCCTCAACCCGGTGTGCTGCGACAACCCCAACAGCCCCTTCTGCGACAAGGAGAGCGGCGAGAACCACAACCGCTCCCGCAACTGGGGCGCGGTGGGGGACGCGCGAGGGGAGAGCCTGCGCCGCCAGATGATGCGCAATGCCTTCATGGCGATGATGGTGAGCCACGGCACCCCGATGATTCTGGGCGGCGACGAGTGGATGCGCACGCAGCTGGGCAACAACAACGCCTACTCGACTCGCGCGGACAATCCCTTCAACTGGTACCAGTGGGGGACCTACCTGGCCCGCGACGAGCGCCATCGGATGTATGAGTTCGTCAAGGCCGCCATCCGCCTGCGCAAGGAGAACCGCCACGCCTTCGCCCCAGGCGGTTACGGGAAGGGCGCGCCACTGCTGTGGAAGAGCGCTCGGAACACGGAGCCCGCCGACTGGGACAGCAAGCAGTTGATGATGCACTACCCGGACACGTCCCATGGGCCGGAGCTGGTGGTGCTCATCAACATGGAGCCTCGCGCGGTGGAGTTCACCCTGCCGCCCGGGCGCACCTGGAAGCGCCTCATCGACACCCAGGCGTATTTCGACAGCCCCGAGTACCTCTCCGCCGCGGGCTTGGACTCACGCGTCACGGGCAATGCGTGGCTGGAGCGCCCCGCGCCCGTGCCCGGGTCGACCTATGGGGTTCCGGAGCGCACCATCGTCGTACTTCGCGCGGAGTAG
- a CDS encoding alpha-amylase family glycosyl hydrolase codes for MVLRQRWALAWCLMLVAAGCLKRQGPPVLAPEGTVVAVAYIRDDARRGAVSQVPEGVRQRVVEALGKRNLQVRELPYEQYAAEFAKVTDTQRRFAMLKAQAPEAPLLLLVETRVSFFGQVGGRFSWDVYVKTTANRATSVLEPTSDMSDYGAALQFDQQREDDAQLEVARQISGQAAALFDSFLASPMLVPATDGGPGLVPGLTAPAGEGIEPGKSTPTEPPPPSTPAPKPYLGQWSPPPGDAIYFVMVDRFANGNPGNDGAVDAKDAQAFHGGDLQGVIDRLDGLKALGVRTVWLSPVFQMRTEKFYGYGAFHGYWVEDLGRVEPRFGDEALLARLSEELRRRDMRLVLDVVLNHVGPQTRLTREKPEWFHGLGPIANWEDPRELVMHDVHGLPDLAVEKEEVYAHLLSQSLRWVDAVKPAGFRLDAVKHLPLDFWARYNDDVRAHAGKDFLLLGELLDGDPVLLARVMKEGHFGAMFDFPLTFALVDVFCRGRSPSHLGATLFNDRLHPSPDSLVTMLDNHDLPRVMSECGGDVEKVRQALAVQLTARGVPALTYGIEEGLSGVKEPENRGDMRFTSGHPLREWIGRLLALRRGSEALQRGETWVLAAREDLFAYVRVSADEAVVIGINSGASPREVGLPDALAASRAVELTTGAVPTLGRVQRGLVFPAHHVTLMHLKAEVTGGYAALVKQARTRWRGEGERRTVVLETDDASLRVVGGGPELGGWKPERSLRPREGAITLSLPVGGVFEYKLVRDTGPGTFSWEGGANRLLHVPEGTEPLRQKVAWEQRPSAGSTFFQPPLSGAMTESPK; via the coding sequence ATGGTTCTGAGACAGCGGTGGGCCCTCGCGTGGTGCCTGATGCTGGTGGCCGCGGGGTGCCTCAAGCGGCAGGGGCCTCCGGTGCTCGCGCCCGAGGGCACGGTGGTGGCGGTGGCGTACATCCGCGACGACGCGCGACGAGGCGCCGTGTCCCAGGTCCCCGAGGGTGTCCGCCAGCGCGTGGTGGAGGCCCTGGGCAAGCGCAACCTCCAGGTCCGTGAGCTTCCCTACGAGCAGTACGCGGCCGAGTTCGCGAAGGTGACGGACACGCAGCGCCGCTTCGCGATGCTCAAGGCCCAGGCGCCAGAGGCTCCGCTGCTCCTGCTGGTGGAGACGCGGGTGTCGTTCTTCGGCCAGGTGGGCGGGCGCTTCTCCTGGGATGTGTATGTGAAGACGACGGCGAACCGCGCGACGTCCGTGCTGGAGCCCACCAGCGACATGAGTGACTACGGCGCCGCGCTCCAGTTCGACCAGCAGCGCGAGGACGACGCGCAGCTCGAAGTCGCCCGGCAGATTTCGGGACAGGCCGCGGCGTTGTTCGACTCGTTCCTCGCCTCGCCCATGCTCGTGCCCGCGACGGATGGGGGACCGGGGCTGGTGCCAGGGCTGACCGCGCCCGCGGGCGAGGGAATCGAGCCGGGCAAGAGCACCCCCACGGAGCCGCCGCCTCCCTCCACTCCCGCGCCCAAGCCCTATCTGGGACAGTGGAGCCCTCCACCGGGCGACGCCATCTACTTCGTGATGGTGGACCGCTTCGCCAACGGCAATCCCGGCAACGACGGCGCGGTGGACGCGAAGGACGCGCAGGCCTTTCACGGCGGAGACCTGCAAGGCGTCATCGACCGGCTGGATGGGCTGAAGGCGCTGGGCGTCCGCACGGTGTGGCTGTCGCCCGTGTTCCAGATGCGCACGGAGAAGTTCTACGGCTACGGCGCCTTCCACGGGTACTGGGTGGAGGACCTGGGCCGCGTGGAGCCTCGCTTCGGTGACGAGGCGCTGCTCGCCCGATTATCGGAAGAGCTGCGCCGCCGGGACATGCGGCTCGTGTTGGATGTCGTCCTCAATCATGTCGGGCCCCAGACGCGGCTCACGCGCGAGAAGCCCGAGTGGTTCCACGGCCTGGGGCCCATCGCGAACTGGGAGGACCCGCGCGAGCTGGTGATGCACGACGTGCACGGGCTGCCGGACCTCGCGGTGGAGAAGGAGGAGGTCTACGCGCACCTGCTCTCGCAGTCGCTCCGGTGGGTGGACGCGGTGAAGCCCGCGGGGTTCCGCCTGGATGCCGTCAAGCACCTGCCCCTGGACTTCTGGGCTCGCTACAACGACGACGTGCGGGCGCATGCGGGGAAGGACTTCCTGCTCCTCGGCGAGCTGCTGGATGGAGACCCGGTGCTGCTCGCGCGGGTGATGAAGGAGGGCCACTTCGGCGCGATGTTCGACTTCCCCCTGACGTTCGCGCTGGTGGATGTCTTCTGCCGGGGACGCTCGCCGTCGCATCTGGGGGCCACGCTCTTCAACGACAGGCTGCATCCCTCGCCCGACTCGCTGGTGACGATGCTGGACAACCACGACCTGCCGCGCGTCATGAGCGAGTGCGGTGGCGACGTGGAGAAGGTGCGCCAGGCGCTCGCCGTGCAGCTCACCGCGCGTGGCGTCCCGGCGCTCACGTACGGAATCGAGGAGGGGCTCAGCGGCGTGAAGGAGCCGGAGAACCGGGGCGACATGCGCTTCACCTCCGGCCATCCACTGCGGGAGTGGATTGGACGGCTGCTGGCGCTGCGGCGGGGCAGTGAGGCCCTCCAGCGTGGCGAGACATGGGTGCTCGCCGCGCGGGAGGACCTCTTCGCCTACGTGCGCGTGTCCGCGGACGAGGCCGTGGTGATTGGCATCAACTCGGGGGCATCGCCGAGGGAGGTGGGCTTGCCCGACGCGCTGGCCGCGTCCCGCGCCGTCGAGCTGACGACGGGCGCGGTGCCCACGCTCGGGCGGGTTCAGCGCGGCCTCGTGTTCCCCGCGCATCACGTCACGTTGATGCACCTGAAAGCGGAAGTGACGGGTGGGTACGCGGCGCTGGTGAAGCAGGCGCGCACGCGGTGGCGAGGGGAGGGTGAGCGACGCACCGTGGTCCTGGAGACGGACGATGCGTCCCTGCGTGTGGTGGGCGGGGGGCCGGAGCTGGGAGGGTGGAAGCCCGAGCGCTCGCTTCGCCCACGAGAGGGCGCCATCACGCTCTCGCTGCCCGTGGGGGGCGTCTTCGAGTACAAGCTCGTCCGGGACACGGGCCCAGGGACGTTCTCCTGGGAGGGCGGCGCCAACCGCCTCCTCCATGTCCCCGAGGGCACCGAGCCCCTGCGCCAGAAGGTGGCGTGGGAGCAGCGCCCCTCGGCAGGCAGCACCTTCTTTCAGCCGCCCCTCTCCGGGGCCATGACCGAGAGCCCGAAGTGA